CCATGCGGTGGCGCGCGCTGTCAGCTGACCGAGCACTGGCGAGGGCGGTTGATGATGCCATGCAAGGGATGCAGACCGCAGCGACCCGTCGAAGCGAGGACCGCAATCGGACTGGGGAGGGTGAGGTGACTCCGTGCCGCCAGGGTGGGCAGGACGCTCCGCGTTATTCTCGTTCCTTCTACGTCGATGATTAGTTCACATATTTACTGACCGACAAAATCGGTAGGATTGGAATGAAGTGTTCTGCTATCGTGGCAACAGGGAATCGCCACGCCCTCCCCAGCCGATTTCTGCTCACGGGCGCGTAGCGCCCGTTCGCATGGTTCGCGGAACCTTCGGTTCCGCGCTAACGCTCACGCCTGCCGGCGTGTTCGCTCATCTCTCGCTATTGCTCGGCTGGCCGTCAGCGCGCGCCACCGCATCCGATCGAATGGGTCGGAGCGATACGCAGTCCAACTACACTGAACGTCATGCTTTCGCAGTGACTACTCGTCCGATGCGAAACGGCGGAGAATACGTTCGGGAGTGTTAGCTCTGTGCTGACGCGAATTCGTCGACGATCGTCTCGCAGAACGCCTCGAGGTCTCCCGGATTCCGGCTTGTCACTAGTCCGTCGTCGGTGACGACCTCCTCGTCGACCCATTCGCCGCCGGCGTTGCGGATATCGGTTTGTAGACTGTGGTAGGAGGTCAGCGTCTTCCCGTCGACGACATCGGCTTCGACCAGCGTCCACGGGCCGTGACAGATCACGCCCGCTGGCTTGCCGTCCTCTACGTGCTGTCGCAGGAGTTCCACACCGTCCTCGTCGGTTCGGAGCGTGTCCGCACCCACGGTTCCGCCGGGGACGATCAGCGCGTCGTAGTCGTCCGCCGAGACCTCGTCGAACGATTTCTCGACCTCGTAGCTCTCGCTCCACTCGAGGTCGTCGTTCACGGTCTGTGCGTCGCCGGTCTCGCTACCGAGTACGTCGACGGTCGCGCCGGCGTCAGCGACGGTTTGCTTCGGTTCGGTGAACTCGACTTCTTCGGAGCCTTCTGGTGCGAGGAAGAGTCCGATGATCGCGTCCTCGAGCGGCTGGCTGTCAGAGTCGCTCATATCGAGAGCGAGGGCGCTCGTGCGGACAAGGGTTGTACTTGCTGGTGCAAAACGGCCCGGCAACGCCGCGATTAGCGCGGCTTACTCGAGGACCGTCTTCCGTCACGTACACCCTTATGCCGCCCCGCTTCGTGTTCCCGAACGATATGCGCACTGTACGCCTTCACGAGCACGGTGATGCGGACGTCCTGCAGGTAGACGAGATCGATCGTCCCGAACCCGCCGCGGACGAACTGCTGATCGAGGTCGCCGCCGCTGGCGTCAACCCCGTTGATACCTACTTCCGGGACGGGTCGTACACACCGGTCGACGTCCCGTTTACGCCTGGCGTCGATTTCTCGGGCGTCGTCGCTGAGGTTGGAGACGCCGTCGACGGCTTCGAGGAAGACGACCGCGTCTACGGTACCGGTATTGGGGGTGCCGCTGCTCAGGGTGCCTACGCGGAATACGCGACGGTCCCCACCGATCGTGTCGTCCGCCTTCCCGACGGAGTCGACATGACCGAAGCGGGTGCCGCCGGCGTTGCCGCCGTCACCGCCTGGCGCGCGCTGATCGACCACGCCGACGTAGAACCCGCCGAATACTGTCTGGTCCACGGCGGGTCGGGTGGTGTCGGCCACGCGGCCGTCCAGATCGCGGCCGCCGTGAGCGCGCGGGTGATCACCACTGCTGCGGAAGAGTACCACGACGCACTCGCCGATTACGGGGCCGAGACGGTGCTCGACTACGGCCGCGACGATCTGGCCGACGCCGTCCTCGAGGCCTCGGACGGCGGTGTCGATGCGATCCTCGACCACCGACTCGACGACTACCTACAGTTCGACGCGGACGTCGCCGCGACGGGTGCCCGCGTCGTCGGTATCGGCGAGAACAGTCCCGATCCGGGCTTTTCGAACGACGGCGCTGCTCGCTCGAAAGACGTCTCCTACCAGTTCATGAGCATGTTTAACACGCCTGATCTTCGCGTGCCGCTGCGCGGGGTCGCCCACCTCATGGACACCAGCGGGCTCTCGATTAATGTGGCGCGGACCTACGACCTCGAGGAGGCGGCCGACGCACAGCGAGCCGTCCTGAACGATAGCGTCCTCGGAAAACTCGTCATCGAACCGTAGCGGTCGGCGCAGGCGCTACGCGAGAGCTATCGTGTGAAAATCCCGAAACACAGCGCCCGATGACAGCGGTCAGGCCGGTCCCTGGACCGCGTCCTGCCGGTCGATCAGCGTCCGCCCGTGATCGGTAAGCGTGATCGTTTCCGTCTCGGTGTCGTAGTCGATGACATCTGCGTTGGCCAACTTCGGGATGTGGGTGTGATGCAGCGAGATGCGGACGGCCCGGCGGTCTCTCGGAGAGATGTTGTGATCCGAAATCGCGTTTGGCTCTGTACCCGCTTCCTGCGCGGCGATCTCCACTGCTAACTCCGTGAGCGCGGCCGTCCCGTCGGTCTTCTCGAGATAGTTCAATACCGAGCGTCTACGCTGATCCGCCAACAGCTCCATCGCCGTATCGACGGCGTCAGCGCGATTTTCGCCGAACGCGGTGAGGCTCTCGGGCGAACTCAGTAGTGGGATCATATCCTCGTTAGGGGCCGGTGCATATATATACGACATGTGAGTCCGATCGAAACACCACCCCCAGTGTCACGAGGAGAAGACCGTCTACCTGATCTCTGAAGCGTCCGATATCGCGGCTTCTCGAGGACAATGAGAGAATCGATCAGGACAGTTCGGCAACTGCTTCCATCGTCGTCCGCTTGTCCGCCTCGGTCATCCCGTTGACGAATCCGACTCGAACGGCATCGACGCCCTCGATCTCGCTGTACGATTCGACCCACTCACGGACTTCTTCGGGTGTGCCTGCGGGGGCCAGTTCGTCGAGCACGTCTTCGGGCAGGGCTTGGGCCATCGCGTCGGTATCCCGTTCCTCCCAGGCGGCCCGAATCTCGTCGACGACGTCGGGATAGCCCTGTTCAGCGACCGAGTTCCCATAATAGGGACCGTAGGCTCCGAGCAGGAAGGCGACCGTACTGCGGGCTTTCTCGCGCGCTGCCTCGCGGTCCTCCATCGCGACCCCGCGAACGATCGGGGCCACCCGCAGG
This genomic stretch from Natrinema sp. SYSU A 869 harbors:
- a CDS encoding type 1 glutamine amidotransferase domain-containing protein, with product MSDSDSQPLEDAIIGLFLAPEGSEEVEFTEPKQTVADAGATVDVLGSETGDAQTVNDDLEWSESYEVEKSFDEVSADDYDALIVPGGTVGADTLRTDEDGVELLRQHVEDGKPAGVICHGPWTLVEADVVDGKTLTSYHSLQTDIRNAGGEWVDEEVVTDDGLVTSRNPGDLEAFCETIVDEFASAQS
- a CDS encoding zinc-binding dehydrogenase, whose protein sequence is MRTVRLHEHGDADVLQVDEIDRPEPAADELLIEVAAAGVNPVDTYFRDGSYTPVDVPFTPGVDFSGVVAEVGDAVDGFEEDDRVYGTGIGGAAAQGAYAEYATVPTDRVVRLPDGVDMTEAGAAGVAAVTAWRALIDHADVEPAEYCLVHGGSGGVGHAAVQIAAAVSARVITTAAEEYHDALADYGAETVLDYGRDDLADAVLEASDGGVDAILDHRLDDYLQFDADVAATGARVVGIGENSPDPGFSNDGAARSKDVSYQFMSMFNTPDLRVPLRGVAHLMDTSGLSINVARTYDLEEAADAQRAVLNDSVLGKLVIEP